The Montipora foliosa isolate CH-2021 chromosome 1, ASM3666993v2, whole genome shotgun sequence DNA segment GATTCTCTCCATAAAATCTTTATGATTTTAAATCTTTATGATTTTATCATAAAATCTTTATGATTTGCTGACATCAGAGATTTGTAAGCATCAATggctttgctttcatttttaatatcatgatttattgCTTTAGATTTTGCTCTAAATAGCTGAGGGTAACATATGTTCTTAATAAGAGTGTGGCTGCCTCGTACGCACACCTGGCGTCCCGAGGAGTTTCAACAAATCCAGACGTCGTTGTTAttcgcaagataaaaaaaaacatttattccagAGCTTGAGATAACAACTTAGTGCCGCTTAACGGCGACTTGAAAAACGACATAGAACACATCACACATGTgaagtgaacaacaacaacatggcgggaaaaaACTCGCAGGAGCGGTTACCTAGCTAATTGGCGGAAACCGCAGACACTTAATTTATTACTGCGGTACTGCAGTAACATGGCTCCCCAACTGTCTTTACAGTTGCAAAATATGAAAACTCTGAACTTGCATGTAAATAGAACAAAAACTAAGCTCGAGCCCAAAAGATAGTGCAAAGATCTGTTCAAACGTTGATTAAAATTAAGTGTTCACAAAAGCAAAGTTTGTAAATGTTCCTTGTATAAGCACTAAGTATTCTTTGCTGGCTCCTCGATGGGGACTTCCTTGGTCTCCTGGCAAACATCATCATCGTCTTTCACCTCGTCTGCAGTCAGCAGTAGAACGAGTTTGTGTATAGGTCTGTTCAGATACGAAGGCGGACCTTGGCGCTTCCCATGTTCGTCTAAATTTCCATCTGCCATCAGTAACTTGACCTTTCTGACAAGACCGTCTTCACTTGGGTACACTTCTACTATTTTTCCGACTGGCCACTTCCTTCTCGCTCCTTCGTTTTCTTTAGAGATCACTATGTCACCAacggagaggtttttctttggcCGAACCCATTTGTGTCTAACTTGCAACATTTGAAGATATTCTTCACGCCATCTCAGCCAGAATTCATTTGCACAAAACTGCACTCTTCTCCATCTTCTACGACAGTACACGTCAGGTCTTTGAAACTCTCCTGGAGGCGGTAACACTCGTTTGGGTTTCATAGTGAGAAGGTGGTTAGGCGTTAACGGCTCGGGTGCTTCTGCGTCAGACAGGTAGTCAACACTGAGAGGCCTTGAGTTGACGATACACTCCACCTCCGTCAGAAATGTTCGCAAAGTTTCATCATCGAGTTGGTTTCCAACTTTGATCAGGAGAGGTTCAAGAGCGTTGCGCACCGTGCGAATTAAACGTTCCCACGGACCTCCCATGTGACTACAGTGTGGTGCATTGAACTTGAATGGGATCCACTCACATTTATTACTCAACAAGTACTCTTGGACGTCGTCTTGACTCATCTCGGATAATGCTGTTTTGAGCTCGTTTCGCGCACCAATGAAGTTGGTTCCTTGGTCGCACCTCAGTTGTCTCACTGCGCCTCTGCGATTCATAAAACGACTTAGTGCATTGATAAATGACGAACTGTCAAGTGAATTGGCAGTCTCCAAATGAACACTCCTCGATCCCATACACGTAAAGAGTACTCCGTAACGTTTGACATTACTCCTCCTTTCCCTGACAATGAAAGGGCCAAAAAGTCAACAGCACTATAAGAAAATGGGGGTGCTGGGTTGAGTCGGTCATCTGGAAGACAAGCCATCTTCTGCTCTTCTGTGGGTTTACGTAGTCGTCTACACGTCACACAGTTGAATATGGACCTGGCCACTCTTGACGAACCTTTAAGTATCCAATAGCCATTTTGGCGAAGCTCGTTGTGCGTCATCCCTCGGCCCATGTGGTTTACTTTTAAGTGGTGGTGACGAATTAATAGTTCAGTCAAGTGTCCCGTTCCCGGAATAATAACTGGATGCTTCCTATCGACTGACACATTTGCTCTTCTGATACGACCACCTACGCGAATTAGACCATCTTGGTCCAGAAATGGATCCAGTTTGTAGAGGGAACTGGCTTTACGTAGcacttgtcttttcttttttgattgatCTCTACTTGTCTCTGCAGATGTGGCGTTTATATGGCGGAGAACCTCGAGTTCCTCACGGAAATTTTCGTACTGCAAACACTTAATGATCGTCTTCTCGGCTTGTTGTAActctgaaagggttaacttcgGGACTAGTCTCTCTTCTTTGTCGTTTGACCTTGCCACTGGTTTTCCTGGCTCTTTGACTTCTCTTTCTAAGAGCTTAGATTTCAGTTGTAGACATAGAGCTATGATCTTCGTAGCCTTATACCAACTGGATACACCATCTAGTCTGCTACTTTCAAAATGACCAGGAAACGAACCGACAGTCTTGACCTCGGTAGTCAGCACAGATGCTTTTTTCACTTCTGGATCTGCCTCTAGAAGGAGGGACACTTTTCCGCGTTCAGGACTACAAGATCCACTTTCCCACAGAAATTCTGGACCTCTCAACCAACGCGAACCTTCTAGGAGTTGCTTTGCTGTGAGTCCTCTTGACACTTCGTCAGCTGGATTACTGTGAGACTCGACATAGTACCAGGAGCTAGGATCAGTCAGGTCACGGATCTGTTGTACCCTGTTAGCGACATAAACATGGAAGCGTTTGGCATCATTGTTGACATATCCAAGGACTGCTTGGCTGTCTGTCCAGAAAAACTCACGGATCTCCTTGTACTCCAACTCGTTTCTCACAAAATCACTCATTTTTGCTGAGATAGTAGCCGCAGCCAACTCCAACCTTGGGATTGTTGTGTGCTTTAAGGGCGTCACTCTTCCTTTTCCGACAATGAAAGAACAATGTACTTCGCCTTGTTCGTTTATCAGTCGGAGATATGTACACTGACCATAACCTTCTTCTGACGCGTCTGAGAAATAATGTACTTCTACGGCTTTCACAGGGCCAAAGTTCTCTGGCTTGTAGCAACGTTGTATTTCTAACTTCTCCAACTCAATGATTTCTTGTCGCCATTTCTCCCACTCTGGGCGTAAATAGTCAGGTACAGGGCTGTCCCAATCCAACTTATCCTTGCACATTTGCTGGAGAATCTGCTTTCCTTTGAGTGTTACGGGAGCTAAGTATCCATTGGGATCATAAATAGAGCCGACAACTGATAGCACCCCTCTTCTGGTTAAAGGGCGATCGCGAAGCTCGATACGGAACCGGAAGCTGTCGCTTTCGACGCACCACATTACGCCTAAAGCTCTCTCGATAGGTAGCGGATCTACCGCTAAGTTCAATTCCTTGATACCCTTCGCATGATCTTCTGCTGGAATAGCTTCAAGAACTTCCTTCTTGTTCGAGACTATCTTGTGCAATCTGAGACAGGCTTTTTCACAGATGCCTTGACTGGCTTTGATCAGATGTATGGCTTCAGAAGCGGTTGACACAGATTTAAGTCCATCATCGACATAGAAATTCTTGCGTATGAATGTAGCTGCATCGGCACCGAATTCTTCTTCACCATCATCTGCTGCTCGTCTGAGCCCAAAGTGCGCACAACCTGGGGAGCTGCTGGCGCCGAACAGGTGAGCTTTCATACGGTACTCAGCTACTTCCTTCGACGGGTCTCCGTTCAGCCACCAAAAGAAACGCAATAGGTCTCTGTGTTCTTCCGAGACCACAAACTTATGGAACATGCTCTTTATGTCCGTCATGAAGGCAACACTTTCCTGGCGAAAACGACACAGGATTCCCAACAGATCATTCATAAAATCAGGACCTTGCAGCAGGTAGTCATTGAGGCTGACACCATTGTACTGCGCTGAACAATCAAATACCACGCGTATCTGTCCTGGTTTTTTGGGATGGTAGACTCCTGTATGAGGAACATAGTTAACTTTGCCATCTTGTACTTCAAGACGATCAGCAGGGACTCTTTCTGCCCATTGAGAAGTTAGGTCCTTCATAAAGGTCTGGTAGTCTGCGAAGAACTTTGGATTCTTTTTGAATCTTGCATTCAGTTGGTTCCATCTTTTTACAGCCAGCTGACGATTGTTGGGAAGACACGCGTTGTCAGACTTCAAGGGAAGTGGCATTTCGTACCGTCCATCAGATTGCTTCTTCACACCATTCTCCAGGATCCTCAGAAATCTCTCATCTTCCACGGAATAGGGTTTCTTCTTGTCACTTGTCTCAGCAAAGTCAGTTTCCAACACACGAAGAACTTTCTCTGGGTCAATGATCTCCTTAGCCTTTGTAGAGAATGCAAAGCCGCTTGGAATTTCTGACACTTCGACTCTATTGCACACACCTTCTTCTCTGTCTTCTCTGTTACTGGACTTACAGACTCTTCCGATCACACCCCAACCAAGTGCGGTTCTCAGAGCATACGGCTCATCATCTCCACCAGCAACTATTTCTCTCGGTCGGATAGCCTTTGGACAGTTGTTACCAATCAAGATAGAGATCTCTGCGTCCGGATGGTATGGTGTTAATCTATCGGCAACGCTCTTCAGATGTTCCCATTCTCTAGCAACTTCAGGCTTTGGGATCTGTGACCGATTGGCTGAAACAACTTCTCGGCTGAAGGCCACTGGCATCCTCACAACACACTCTCTGCGGTAATCCAGAACTTCCAATCCGGAGATCTTGCTGGTTTTTACTCTGGCGTTCTGCTCTTGCATTGTCGTCAACAGGAGTTCGGTTGATGGACCGTCCAAATGGAACCGTTCGCACAAAGTCTGGGACACAAAACTGACATTTGAATGGTCGTCAAGGACTGCATACTGCAAGATTTCTTTCTCTGGCTGACCCACTGGCCTAACCCATACTGGTACAATCAAGGTATGATCAAATCCACCACCTTGGTCAGGAAGCATACATACACTCACACAATTGGAAACGACTACATCGACTTGTGATTGTTCCTTATGAAGGCAGGTGGGGTGCATCCCTGAGCACGTCTTACATTTGGACCTTTCTTTGCAATCTTTCACTTGATGACTCTTACTGATTCCACAGCCCATACACAGACGTTCACGAAAGAAAAGGTCTCTCCTTTCGCTGAATGGCTTCTTGCAGAAATCTTGACAGTCGTCTAACTTATGTCTTTGACCGCAGAACAGACATTTGCTTGAGTCGGTCGGACCAGAACGCTTTTGCTTGTTTGGCTCCTTAGGGTTCGGGTCATGGTTGACACCACTCTTGCCAGAGGTAGACAGGGAACTACCTATGTTCTTCTCATACTTCGGTTTCTGATTCCTTACAAGTTTTGGTGTGGTTGGTGTGATCATGCTTTCAAGTTCCGGAATATTTGCTCTTTCTGCTGCCTCTCTGACAAATTCAGCAAACTTGAGAAAGGAAGGATAACTGGCCTCACCATTAGTGTGCCTCCATTGTTTAATTACATTTCTCCACTTGACATCCAGATAGTAGGGTAGTTTGGCTAACAGTTTCACGTTTTCCTTTGGATAGTCTAAGATGGAAAGTCCTGGAATAGTTTCCCTTGCTGCTAAAACCTTATCCAATAGGTCTGAAAACTCTCTCAGGCCTGACGCATCCCTTGGAATTATTTTGGGCCATTTCTCAAGCTGGTTAATGAAAGCTGTACTCACAACATTGCAATTTCCATACCTCTCCTGCAACACAGATCTGGCCTTCTGGTATGCATCTTCTGTTCCAATCAGAAGATAATGTTCTACAACTTGCTTTGGTTTCCCTGCTACATGCTGATTCAGAAGGTTTAACTTGATATCAGGTTCAAGTGGCCTGGAATCCACTAAGGCATTAAAGGCACTTTTCCATACAGGATATTGTAGAGGGTCACCATTGAATACAGAGATTGAAAGCTTAGGCAAGTGTCCCGAGACAAACAGTTGTTTGCTCACAGTACTTTGTTCCAAATTTGCTTCGGTTAGTTTGTCCATACACCTTTCCAATGAGGAAGCTACTCTTTCCCAACCTTCACCGGTGGAGTATCCTTGACCTCTGGGATGAACAGACTGGTATACAGGTGTAGTGACAGCTGACATGATTGGTGAGGGACCAGTGAAAGGCCTTGTAGTAACGGAATCATTTCTTGCTGGAGACATAGTTTCAGAGTTAGGTAATTCTCTTTGAGTAGGGTAACTAAGCTCATGTTCAAGGTAATGACTGGCATAAACAGTCTGTGTTACAGCTCTTGTAGGGAATGAAGGTGCTGAAGCTCGCAAACCACATGTTGTAGACTTAGGTGTAGATGTTGTAGTCAGAACTGGTGCTTGGGAAGCTTGAGGATGGACTGCTGTGTTACCCACACTAGTACTTGTAGTCACTGGCAGAGATTGCAAGTACTGTCTCACTTGTTCACCTTTACTTTCAGAGGGAATATGAGCTAAATCTTCCTCAAGTGAGGATTGTTCCTCCAATTCAATTTTTTCGCACACAtttaattttgctttatttagctggatttctctcttcagtttgagttcttcaagtttttgttcatttctaaTCTTTTCCATTTCAAGGGCTTTTTCATGTTCTACATAGGCTAACTTCACCTTTAGGGTTGCTTCTTCCTGTTGTAGCTTACACTTGTCTGCCCTTGTAGAAAGTACAGTGTTAACACTTGTCCTTGATTTGACACTTTTAGCTAGTTTACTCTTCCTAGAGCCCTTAGAACTGACAGAACCAGAATCCAGAATTGTTTGCTCCAAATATTTAATTTCTTCCCTCGCATCCCTTTCAAAGTCATACCATTCACGACAGACTTGCTCCCAGATAGCCTCCACATTTTTCATCTCGTGGTCTTGAGCAATTTCTATGATTTCACTATGTATATCTCCAATTTCATTCCACAGAACTTGAGCCTTACTAAATTCTTGTTTCCAAATGCTTATTTCACAACAACTTCCTCGAAGCAACAATGTTTTCCTTAGTGTTCCTACAAGTGTGGTCTTCTGAGACTTAAATGATTTAACCAAATTCTCGACTTGATACGAACGACCCTTTTCGGTCAGTTTCCTGCTACGGACTTCAGACATAAGCTCTTCATTTTCATGTTcaataaatgctttgttttcagCAGTTTTTGACAGATCAACAATTAAAGGCGAAGACTTCTCGTAAACATCATCTACGTAAACATTTGAAGCGGAACTTACCGCTCCTGCAGCACACTCATCCAACTTGGATTCTTCGGAAATGTCACTTGACATTCGAGACATTGCGATCCAAACACAAAATAATATCACCTGATATCCGTACAATCCAACGATAACAATCCAGCAACTGTCTTGACTAAGGCACAAAGTTCCAAATATTTAACAAGAGACCACAACCTTGAGAATGAATGTAATCCTCCACACGAAGCCGCACGATGTTGATTTCCACTAAGTTGTTATTGTGGCTGCCTCGTACGCACACCTGGCGTCCCGAGGAGTTTCAACAAATCCAGACGTCGTTGTTAttcgcaagataaaaaaaaacatttattccagAGCTTGAGATAACAACTTAGTGCCGCTTAACGGCGACTTGAAAAACGACATAGAACACATCACACATGTgaagtgaacaacaacaacatggcgggaaaaaACTCGCAGGAGCGGTTACCTAGCTAATTGGCGGAAACCGCAGACACTTAATTTATTACTGCGGTACTGCAGTAACAAAGAGAGATAGATTGCTGGGCAGGATTTGTATGCGCAACAGAATAACTGGTTGAGGCTCCAACTCTTCCAGCTCTATGTTTGAAGAATGCAGCTCCATGTGATTGCTCTCTTGTGTCATGTTCAATAAGATCTATGTCAGAATCAGACAATACCACTGTAACTTCACCACACTTTTCTAGCAATTCAGGGTAGCTAAGTGTCAAATTGTCATGATTGTAAAGGTCTGGCAATGTCGGAATTCGGCGACTTTTCAGTACAAACTGCTCTGAAAATTCAGGCACTAGTGAAAGAATTACCGGTTTCTTGCTGATTTTATTGACCTCAGAGAACAGGGCCTTCATTTCTGCTTGTGAGGGGATGGGTGCTTCAACCACGGGTTTTACTGTCGGCTTTACTATTTGAGTGGTGAATGATTGGCAAAAGTCATCGATtctgtcgtccaattcggtctttAATTTCTTTGCAGACTTGAAATTAATATCTTTCACTTCAGAGTACGGCACTTCGTTTACGTAAGTTGGAAGCAACCATGTGCACTTTACTTGCGTACAAGCTAACTTTCTGTGTATGCGGTTCCATGCTTCGATGTAAAATAGGACGCTTCCTATGTGTGAGCAACATTCTGCTAGCCCTGCTTTACAGGCTACTGTAGGCAGTGAGCAGATAAGACAGTTCCTTCTTTATTTGCAATAATCCATATAGGAACTGGGGTATCGTTCATACGTTGTGAGTGCCGAACTTTACCTATGACTACAAAGTTATTTCCGATCGCTTTTCCTTGTATGCTCGTTATAAACCCAGAGACCATGTAGTTGTAGCTGTCTAGACTCTTGTACGCTTTGAATTGCTTCAGTGTATAAAAGCTGGTTTCCAACacaagaaacgaaagaagatcTGTTGATTCTATCGGTGGAAGACATTCTGGATCCAACTTCTCACCTACTAAACACGCGGGGTCGACTCCAACAACTCCGATTTTTTGCAAATATCTCGTGTAAACGTGGCCCTCGAGTTTTTTTGCGAAATCGGACAGCACTGGAAAACATTTATCTTTAGAATTTTCACTTTTCTGACTTTTCGTTTCGCAATCAACGCTTGTTGTATCCTCCGACATTACACAACTCAACTCAAAATACAGACGCACATGTGAGTATtgacatatgcaaattagctccttgtgcaccaacatggcggacagtAAGTtcgtgacgtcacatgaaaaccgagaattgaaCCCATCGAGTAATTGGGGCAGCACACTTAGATAGACTCGCGTATTGCGTGCCGTGAAAGAACGATACATGCGTTGCTTCAACGTACCATTAAAACGTTCGACCACGGATGCCTTGGTATCACTGTGTGTCGAGAAATTATGAATGCCTTCTTTTTCCGACATACGTCGGAACGGAGCATTGTAAAACTCTTTACCCGCATCGTTCTGTAAACGCAACGGTTTTCGTCCTCCTTGTCTTGTTCTTGACGGGTACGGCCCACACGTACTTGGATAATACGTCAGGTATCGATTCCCACCATTCCATTTTTTGAGAGCTTGCATCTCCACGAGATCTGCCTGCCATTGATCATCCTTGTGAAACACCAAGACGGGTGACGTCTTGAATCGACGCCGTACAGGTCGGTGAAGCGTATAGGCCAATTCTCCTTGCAATTTCTTGCGTTCCTCATCCAGTGTCAGTCTTTGAACCTTGGCATATTTGGCCACACTGCCTAAGGATCCGGGTGTTCGAGGGTCCGTGTAAGCCGTTACATTGGACATACAGCTCTGCCGTTTGCGTTTTGGCATGTCTTGGTGAGCAGGAGACGAAACGTCAACTCGAGAATACTAGGGATGTCCTTGAGGTATCGTTTCTCGTGGATCTGCCACGTATAGTGCGCTCTCTCGGGTCCGACGGTTCTCGTCAAGCATGCGAGATACAAAATGAGACCATTTATAGTCACCCTCTTCCCTCAGAGCCGCAAACTCGGCAAGGGCATCGATAGGTTCCTTGGTCGGAAACCCATGCCATTGATCGTCTCCTCCGAGAACTTTCATGAGTTCCCAACGGAGCCACGTCAAGACCGACCAACGCAGTTGTCGCCCGTATTCGCGAAAAGGGAGATCAGTAAGTCGTTTTAGACTCACTCTCAATAAATTACGACCCAACTCGGCACAAGACATAATGCCGCTACTACTacgtttgttttttcataatacatttatttatacttTTCCAGAATCAATACGAGTCTGATCAAATACGAatctgatcaaattcaaatccGTAAAACACGACTTTAACAGTCCGGGTGTAACGGGACGGGTATGTTCCAACTGTCGGCACCACTGCTCTTCTCGTTTCTCTCGCTCCTTCACCTTCTTTGCATGGTCAAAGAATCGCTGCCTTCGGTAAAACTTCTCTAGTTCCTCTTTCAGCTTGTCATCTGTTAGACGAGGCACATGAATCAACATCTGCTCTAGTTGATTCGGTTCATTCACGGCTTTTGCCGTGAAGTACTTGCTTTTATTTCATAGATACTGAGATTTATTCACGAAAATCGTACtgaataaaattcgtactgattctaaatgtagccaatcaggaacacgaacgacaaaatttcactgtgaagaaatatcgttcgtccaatcagcaacgcgaacaatgaaatttcactagtgatgaaTGAACGTTTCGAATGCACAAAAACCGCGCGCTTTGGAAAATGGCCGAGAGaaggtttgcttctgtttgctcagttgaggaatttaatttagaacaagaaaacagaaattgcCGCTCAAAAAACTGAACGAGATGTACGATTGCTTAAACGAATTTTGAAAACGAAAGTG contains these protein-coding regions:
- the LOC137969669 gene encoding uncharacterized protein, producing the protein MNRRGAVRQLRCDQGTNFIGARNELKTALSEMSQDDVQEYLLSNKCEWIPFKFNAPHCSHMGGPWERLIRTVRNALEPLLIKVGNQLDDETLRTFLTEVECIVNSRPLSVDYLSDAEAPEPLTPNHLLTMKPKRVLPPPGEFQRPDVYCRRRWRRVQFCANEFWLRWREEYLQMLQVRHKWVRPKKNLSVGDIVISKENEGARRKWPVGKIVEVYPSEDGLVRKVKLLMADGNLDEHGKRQGPPSYLNRPIHKLVLLLTADEVKDDDDVCQETKEVPIEEPAKNT